Proteins found in one Roseovarius pelagicus genomic segment:
- a CDS encoding LeuD/DmdB family oxidoreductase small subunit, protein MNEVLASGSARLLGDDINTDYIVPSHRKKETIDPQVLRAFVFEDIHPGFYEAMGAETILVAGTNFGCGSAMEVAVTVLQAAGVKAVIAKSFSRTFRRNALNNGLLLCQADATHLNDNDAVTVGLENGTLTIDTNADERIKAGTMPAFMLEMLSHGGLTRFLMAKGGFE, encoded by the coding sequence ATGAACGAAGTTCTTGCCTCGGGCAGCGCACGGCTTCTCGGTGACGATATCAATACCGATTACATCGTTCCCTCGCACCGCAAGAAGGAAACGATAGACCCGCAGGTTCTGCGTGCGTTTGTCTTTGAGGATATCCATCCCGGATTCTATGAAGCGATGGGCGCCGAGACAATTCTGGTTGCAGGCACGAATTTCGGTTGCGGTTCGGCCATGGAGGTCGCCGTAACCGTTCTGCAAGCGGCCGGGGTCAAGGCTGTCATTGCCAAGAGCTTTTCCCGTACGTTTCGGCGGAATGCACTGAACAATGGATTGTTGCTGTGTCAGGCGGATGCCACGCACCTCAACGATAACGACGCTGTGACGGTAGGGTTGGAAAACGGAACACTCACTATCGACACAAATGCAGACGAGCGGATCAAGGCGGGCACTATGCCAGCTTTCATGCTCGAAATGCTGTCGCATGGTGGGCTGACCCGTTTCCTCATGGCAAAGGGCGGTTTCGAATAG
- a CDS encoding bifunctional 2',3'-cyclic-nucleotide 2'-phosphodiesterase/3'-nucleotidase yields the protein MQGTPLSDITAQADSGWTGDHPMITAMNHLGYDAAGLGNHEFNFGLDWLTQTLSAARFPITCANVTIGPGPMGAPLLPPYLLLPRQIIDTQGQSHTLILGVIGLVPTQITVWDTCHLSGQATAQDMVQTARRLIPQMRHQGADLVLMLAHTGIESGPYRPGMENAALSLAAVPGVDALIAGHSHQVFPQTGGITQSGVDPDAGTFSGTPAVMAGFRGSHLGVLDLNLERQAGTWRIQNHHAEARPVAPASDRPAVTPDRSLGAAIDAAHNATLTLVARPAGHSAAPLHTFLALAECSAAVRVVTQAQRAALRCAMTGTAYETLPILSASAPFKTGGRGGPLHFTDIPAGPLSLRHIADLCGFPNTLCGLHLSGADLRDWLERAAICFRQIRPGGADQPLCDPDVPGHNFDLIDGLSYCIDLSVPPRYSMAGALANPGAHRIRDLLHAGQPVEDEAMFLLATNSYRAAGSGPYRSWPASVYVHQGRTIMRDLVADHLRSTGTTSPTTEPVWRFAPLPGTSVLLNTGPGVRHVPGALEQIQAEDLGQTPLGFARLRLGL from the coding sequence ATGCAGGGCACGCCACTTAGCGACATCACTGCGCAGGCCGACAGCGGCTGGACCGGGGACCACCCGATGATTACGGCGATGAATCATCTGGGGTATGACGCGGCAGGATTGGGCAACCATGAATTCAATTTCGGCCTTGATTGGCTGACGCAGACGCTTTCCGCCGCCCGGTTCCCCATCACCTGCGCAAATGTGACCATCGGACCGGGCCCGATGGGCGCCCCTTTGCTGCCGCCTTATCTGTTGCTTCCACGACAGATCATCGACACCCAAGGGCAATCCCATACGCTGATATTAGGTGTGATCGGTCTGGTGCCAACCCAGATCACGGTTTGGGACACCTGTCACCTGAGCGGACAGGCAACGGCGCAGGATATGGTTCAAACCGCCCGCCGCCTGATCCCGCAGATGCGGCACCAAGGGGCCGATCTGGTGCTGATGCTGGCCCATACCGGGATAGAGTCGGGGCCCTATCGCCCCGGGATGGAAAATGCGGCCCTATCGCTTGCTGCGGTGCCGGGAGTTGATGCGCTGATAGCCGGCCACAGCCACCAAGTCTTTCCGCAGACGGGCGGAATAACGCAGTCCGGGGTCGACCCGGACGCCGGAACATTTAGCGGCACACCAGCCGTCATGGCAGGTTTTCGCGGTTCCCATCTGGGGGTGCTGGATTTGAACCTAGAGCGGCAGGCGGGGACATGGCGGATTCAAAACCACCACGCCGAAGCCCGGCCCGTCGCGCCCGCTTCAGATCGGCCCGCGGTCACTCCGGATCGCTCACTCGGCGCAGCAATTGACGCGGCTCACAATGCCACACTCACGCTTGTCGCGCGACCCGCAGGCCATAGCGCCGCGCCGCTTCATACATTTCTGGCGTTGGCTGAATGCTCTGCCGCCGTCCGCGTCGTCACTCAGGCGCAACGCGCCGCACTGCGTTGTGCGATGACCGGAACGGCCTATGAAACGCTACCAATCCTGTCGGCCTCGGCCCCGTTCAAGACCGGAGGGCGCGGCGGACCGCTTCATTTCACCGACATCCCTGCAGGCCCGCTCAGCCTGCGCCACATCGCCGATCTTTGCGGATTTCCCAACACGCTTTGCGGGCTCCATCTCAGCGGCGCCGACCTGCGCGACTGGCTCGAACGCGCGGCCATCTGCTTTCGCCAGATCAGACCCGGCGGTGCCGACCAACCGTTGTGCGACCCCGATGTGCCCGGCCATAATTTCGACCTGATCGACGGGCTCAGCTACTGCATCGACCTCAGTGTACCGCCTCGCTACTCCATGGCCGGTGCCCTCGCCAATCCGGGCGCACACCGCATTCGCGACCTGCTCCACGCCGGGCAACCCGTCGAGGATGAGGCAATGTTCCTGCTGGCCACGAACAGCTATCGCGCCGCAGGTTCCGGCCCCTATCGCAGTTGGCCCGCTTCGGTCTATGTGCATCAGGGTAGGACCATCATGCGCGATCTGGTCGCCGACCACCTGCGCAGCACCGGCACCACCTCACCCACGACAGAACCCGTCTGGCGTTTCGCGCCTTTGCCCGGCACGTCGGTCTTGCTGAACACCGGGCCGGGGGTGCGCCATGTGCCCGGGGCGCTCGAACAAATACAGGCCGAAGATCTGGGCCAGACCCCCCTGGGGTTTGCGCGGTTGCGCCTCGGACTCTGA
- a CDS encoding IclR family transcriptional regulator, translating into MAKKLDAEQVERPVAAAERSLRILDAFAAAHHPLTLGDLAEATGLFKSVILRYMISFEKLSYVRKLPDGRYQLSVKAFQLGRAFESSLDQRELIETTMTQLRDSTNESVFFYVREGDNRMCMMGVDSPQSLRVNRKIGMPIPMDTTSICQVLRDYEDGAPQAVENTADLARFSVGVFDPLTASVSAPVFDRNGALIGVIAVSGPIGRFDAQNPEVLDHIASKVHRLSTMLGYGGGA; encoded by the coding sequence ATGGCCAAGAAATTGGACGCCGAGCAGGTTGAAAGACCGGTTGCCGCCGCCGAACGGTCCCTTCGCATTCTCGATGCTTTTGCTGCCGCGCATCATCCGCTCACGCTGGGCGATCTCGCCGAGGCGACCGGATTGTTCAAAAGCGTAATCCTGCGTTACATGATTTCCTTCGAGAAGCTTTCGTATGTGCGCAAGCTGCCGGATGGCAGATACCAGCTGTCGGTCAAGGCGTTTCAACTGGGCCGCGCATTTGAAAGCTCGCTGGATCAGCGCGAGTTGATCGAAACCACGATGACGCAGCTTCGGGATTCGACCAACGAGAGCGTTTTCTTTTATGTCCGCGAGGGCGACAACCGCATGTGCATGATGGGCGTGGATTCGCCCCAATCCTTGCGGGTTAATCGCAAGATCGGGATGCCGATTCCCATGGACACCACGTCGATTTGTCAGGTGTTGCGCGACTACGAGGATGGTGCGCCGCAAGCTGTGGAGAATACCGCCGATTTGGCACGGTTTTCCGTCGGGGTATTTGACCCTTTGACCGCATCTGTCTCGGCTCCGGTTTTTGACCGCAACGGCGCGCTGATCGGCGTGATTGCCGTGTCGGGACCGATCGGCCGGTTCGACGCGCAAAATCCAGAGGTTCTGGACCATATCGCATCGAAGGTGCATCGGTTGTCGACCATGCTGGGATATGGAGGAGGAGCCTGA
- a CDS encoding thiamine pyrophosphate-binding protein encodes MLIHEQLARMVAAEEVSCHFTLLGDANMYFADSLDTLGVRSIHVRHEHCACSMAMSYARATGDIGFCSVTCGPGLTQLATALPAAVRASIPMVVFAGESPLNKAWYNQQLEQAPLVRALGVDYIPIHTRSQIAGKLREAFLSARLHQKPVVVGIPMDLQHMEWTGGDDYAPSHRIIPKTAPLHPAPEAIAEAAQLIRNANKIVLVAGKGAMKAGAADACMQLADRCGALLATTLPVRGLFLDHPFDLGVAGGFSSPLARELFAEADLVIAVGASLTQHMRDADKLFGQAKVLQIDLAPTGINQGAVVAEHFLRGDAKVCAERLAEHIAEKSNWRSDDLRTRIASAPADSTEFPDDGYLDPRDVIAGLQEVLPKSWEMVNSSGHCSYFSAQMRGWHAQNFHVIREFGAIGNGLSYAIGVAAARPDNTVVLIDGDGSLLMHAQELETIRRHGLKILICILNDGAYGSEIHKLRSEGLRDGGAVHGRGDLGAVARGFGLGGKVFGDLSTLADDLKQFNEGSGSALWDFHISDLVSSPIMRQNHPTKPHS; translated from the coding sequence ATGCTGATTCATGAACAGCTTGCGCGGATGGTCGCTGCCGAAGAGGTATCGTGCCACTTCACGCTGCTTGGCGATGCCAATATGTATTTTGCCGACAGTCTTGATACACTCGGCGTCAGGTCGATCCACGTCCGACACGAACATTGTGCCTGCTCCATGGCGATGTCCTATGCGCGGGCCACGGGCGATATCGGTTTTTGTTCGGTTACTTGCGGGCCGGGCCTGACGCAGCTTGCGACCGCACTGCCCGCAGCCGTGCGGGCATCAATCCCGATGGTCGTATTTGCAGGCGAGAGTCCTCTGAACAAGGCATGGTACAACCAGCAACTGGAACAAGCGCCGTTGGTACGTGCCTTGGGCGTTGATTACATCCCGATCCATACCCGGAGCCAGATCGCTGGCAAGTTGCGCGAGGCGTTCTTGTCGGCACGATTGCATCAAAAACCTGTGGTCGTCGGCATCCCGATGGATTTGCAGCATATGGAATGGACAGGGGGTGACGACTATGCACCGTCGCATCGTATAATTCCGAAAACCGCACCGCTGCATCCCGCGCCAGAGGCCATCGCCGAGGCTGCGCAACTTATCCGGAACGCCAACAAGATCGTTCTGGTCGCAGGAAAAGGTGCAATGAAGGCCGGAGCCGCGGACGCCTGTATGCAACTCGCCGATCGGTGTGGCGCGTTACTGGCGACAACGCTTCCGGTGCGCGGCCTGTTTCTGGATCACCCCTTTGATCTGGGCGTGGCGGGAGGCTTCTCCTCGCCACTGGCAAGAGAACTTTTTGCCGAGGCCGATCTGGTCATCGCTGTCGGCGCTAGTCTCACGCAGCACATGCGCGACGCTGACAAGCTCTTTGGACAGGCCAAGGTGCTACAGATCGACCTCGCGCCCACTGGGATCAATCAAGGTGCCGTCGTCGCCGAACACTTCCTACGGGGCGATGCCAAGGTCTGCGCCGAACGGCTGGCTGAACATATTGCGGAAAAATCCAACTGGCGCAGTGACGACCTGCGCACCCGTATCGCCAGCGCCCCTGCGGACAGCACAGAATTTCCTGATGATGGATACCTTGATCCGAGGGATGTCATCGCAGGTTTGCAAGAGGTGCTTCCCAAGAGCTGGGAGATGGTTAACTCCTCGGGCCATTGTTCGTATTTCTCTGCCCAGATGCGTGGCTGGCACGCGCAAAACTTTCACGTCATCAGAGAGTTCGGTGCCATTGGCAACGGTCTGTCCTATGCCATCGGTGTTGCTGCCGCGCGGCCCGACAACACGGTCGTTCTGATCGACGGGGACGGAAGCCTGCTCATGCATGCGCAGGAATTAGAGACAATCCGCCGCCATGGATTGAAGATCCTGATCTGTATCCTGAATGACGGGGCCTATGGGTCCGAGATTCACAAACTGCGCAGCGAGGGATTGCGCGATGGCGGGGCTGTGCATGGCCGGGGTGATCTGGGGGCGGTTGCGCGGGGTTTTGGTCTGGGCGGTAAGGTTTTTGGCGATCTTTCAACCTTGGCAGACGACCTGAAGCAATTCAACGAAGGTTCTGGCAGTGCGCTCTGGGATTTTCACATCAGCGATCTGGTGTCGTCGCCTATCATGCGGCAAAACCATCCCACCAAGCCGCATAGCTGA
- a CDS encoding tripartite tricarboxylate transporter TctB family protein, with the protein MTEEQTNTPPEVESGGREGLRDQVSACLLMAVVAVFWWDANAINAVEAQMYPRLVLGVLGALSVLLFIRGIRLGSQMATAPVITSWVAFLAFLIPTIIYAVAVGTIGFFTSSIFYIPLVAFLIGLRQHWLNALVTLIFLLATWLVFVALFARPLPQEIFWG; encoded by the coding sequence ATGACCGAAGAACAAACCAACACCCCCCCGGAGGTAGAATCCGGGGGGCGCGAAGGCCTGAGGGATCAGGTTTCGGCTTGTCTATTGATGGCCGTGGTCGCGGTGTTCTGGTGGGATGCCAACGCGATCAATGCTGTTGAGGCGCAGATGTACCCGCGTCTCGTTCTGGGGGTTCTCGGTGCTTTGTCCGTGCTTCTGTTCATTCGTGGCATACGGCTGGGTAGCCAGATGGCGACCGCGCCTGTCATCACCTCCTGGGTCGCATTTCTGGCCTTTCTCATCCCGACCATTATTTATGCCGTGGCCGTCGGTACGATCGGGTTCTTTACCTCCAGTATCTTCTATATTCCGCTCGTCGCTTTCCTGATCGGTTTGCGACAGCATTGGCTCAACGCATTGGTAACGCTTATATTTCTTCTTGCCACATGGCTTGTCTTTGTCGCGCTCTTTGCGCGTCCCCTCCCACAAGAAATTTTCTGGGGTTAG
- a CDS encoding tripartite tricarboxylate transporter permease, producing the protein MSIIEILFAAIREVLMWQNVLAMVVGVAGGILIGALPGLTATMGIAILIPLTFTMEPMVALGMVAGIYNGGIYGGAIPAILLGIPGTSSSIPTTFDGVPLAKRGEAENALRISAWSSAVGGVASGFSLLLLAPPLATVTLLFGPAEYFWVALFGMCSIAILLGADPLKGLISSGLGLLIGTIGIDSVSGHERFTLDIYYLTGGFNFIVLLAGLYGLPPAIDLAQTAISHQIDAARTAIRKSGNRFTDWRSLYPTWARSSLIGIVIGILPGVGGTMAAFLSYNETKRADKDPESFGKGNYKGVAASECGNNADNASALIPTLTLGVPGNAVAAVIMGAFLVHGLQPGPGLFRSEPVLVYAFILQMILTAAILPILGGSIAVRIFAPVLRLPQSLIAPIVVSLSVIGVYSIQNSIFDIYALIGFGLLGYLLQRTGFPLAPIVLGVILGPMAEQQLRLALIISRGDVAVIASSTVSMILIALICVVLLLPVVRMMMGRRARIDPKLD; encoded by the coding sequence ATGTCGATCATTGAAATTCTGTTTGCTGCGATCCGCGAAGTCCTCATGTGGCAGAACGTCCTTGCCATGGTGGTTGGCGTTGCGGGCGGCATTCTGATCGGAGCGTTACCGGGGCTGACCGCCACGATGGGCATCGCCATCCTGATCCCGCTGACCTTTACGATGGAGCCGATGGTCGCCCTCGGCATGGTCGCGGGCATTTACAACGGCGGCATCTATGGCGGAGCGATCCCGGCAATCCTGCTAGGCATTCCCGGCACATCGTCTTCGATCCCGACGACCTTTGACGGTGTTCCTCTCGCGAAACGTGGCGAGGCGGAAAACGCGCTGCGGATCTCTGCATGGTCCTCGGCTGTGGGGGGCGTGGCAAGTGGGTTTTCGCTGCTGCTGCTGGCGCCGCCGTTGGCGACCGTCACGCTTCTATTCGGCCCGGCAGAGTATTTCTGGGTCGCATTGTTTGGCATGTGCAGCATCGCCATCCTGCTGGGAGCGGACCCGTTAAAGGGGCTTATTTCCAGCGGTCTCGGCCTGCTGATCGGAACGATCGGCATTGACAGCGTTTCCGGGCACGAACGATTTACACTCGATATCTACTACCTGACAGGCGGGTTCAACTTCATCGTCCTGCTGGCCGGGCTATATGGTCTGCCGCCTGCCATTGATCTGGCCCAAACGGCGATTTCGCACCAGATCGACGCGGCGCGCACGGCGATCCGCAAATCGGGAAACCGTTTTACCGATTGGCGCAGCCTGTATCCGACATGGGCGCGATCCTCGTTGATCGGTATCGTCATCGGCATCCTGCCGGGTGTCGGGGGCACGATGGCCGCATTCCTCAGCTATAACGAGACCAAGCGCGCGGATAAGGACCCCGAGAGCTTCGGCAAGGGCAACTACAAGGGGGTGGCCGCCTCTGAATGTGGTAACAACGCCGATAACGCCTCGGCTCTCATTCCGACGCTGACGCTTGGCGTGCCGGGGAATGCTGTCGCAGCGGTGATCATGGGGGCCTTTCTGGTTCATGGTTTGCAGCCGGGGCCGGGGCTTTTTCGGTCAGAACCTGTGCTGGTCTATGCCTTCATACTTCAGATGATCCTGACCGCCGCTATTCTGCCGATCCTTGGTGGTTCGATCGCTGTGCGGATATTTGCGCCTGTATTGCGGTTGCCACAATCGTTGATCGCGCCCATCGTAGTCAGTCTGTCAGTGATCGGCGTCTATTCGATCCAGAACAGCATTTTTGATATTTACGCACTCATCGGGTTCGGTCTGCTGGGGTATCTGTTGCAGCGTACGGGCTTTCCGCTCGCTCCGATCGTGTTGGGCGTTATCCTTGGCCCGATGGCCGAGCAGCAGTTGCGCCTTGCGCTCATCATATCGCGTGGGGATGTTGCGGTGATTGCCAGCAGCACCGTGTCGATGATCCTGATTGCGCTGATCTGTGTCGTGCTTCTCTTGCCGGTTGTGCGGATGATGATGGGACGGCGTGCGCGGATCGATCCCAAGCTGGACTGA
- a CDS encoding tripartite tricarboxylate transporter substrate binding protein codes for MKKTYVLAAALALAPSVALAEWPSDKPITLVVGYSAGGGTDILARTMAPFLEKYIEGASFVVINKPGPGGEYGFTETANADPDGYTIGFMNAPAFITLPYERETRYNFDMFAPIANLVTAPATLSVPDGSSIESLDEFVAEAKAAPNALTIGHQGYGGSMHLSLEGFLDMTETEVTQVPFPGIPPAATALLGGHIAGLVVGAGEASNIGSDDNPISILGVMSRERMELFPDIPTFAEQGYEIYSGSDRGFAAPKGTSEDIIATIGSAIEKTLEDPEFLKAAEEQKLPLNYMNQADYTAYLKDLNTRIGNLWETNPWR; via the coding sequence ATGAAAAAGACATATGTACTTGCTGCCGCGCTTGCGCTGGCACCGAGCGTCGCACTGGCTGAGTGGCCGTCGGACAAGCCAATCACGCTGGTTGTCGGCTACTCTGCCGGAGGCGGCACAGACATTCTGGCGCGGACGATGGCACCGTTTCTGGAGAAATACATCGAAGGGGCCAGCTTTGTTGTGATCAACAAGCCGGGACCGGGTGGTGAATATGGATTTACCGAAACTGCCAACGCGGACCCGGACGGGTATACGATCGGCTTTATGAACGCGCCCGCCTTCATCACGCTGCCCTACGAGCGCGAGACGCGGTATAATTTCGACATGTTCGCGCCGATCGCCAACCTCGTCACCGCGCCCGCAACGCTGAGCGTGCCGGATGGCAGTTCGATCGAGTCGTTGGATGAATTCGTTGCCGAGGCCAAGGCCGCGCCCAATGCGCTGACCATCGGTCATCAGGGTTATGGCGGGTCAATGCACCTTAGCCTCGAGGGTTTCCTGGACATGACCGAAACCGAAGTGACCCAAGTGCCATTCCCGGGCATTCCACCGGCGGCGACGGCGCTACTGGGTGGCCATATCGCGGGTCTGGTCGTCGGTGCTGGCGAGGCGTCGAACATCGGCTCGGATGATAACCCGATCAGCATTCTCGGTGTCATGTCACGCGAACGCATGGAGCTTTTCCCTGATATCCCGACCTTTGCCGAGCAGGGTTATGAAATCTATAGCGGATCGGATCGCGGTTTTGCCGCCCCCAAAGGCACATCCGAGGACATCATTGCGACCATCGGATCCGCCATCGAAAAGACGCTGGAAGATCCCGAGTTCCTGAAGGCAGCGGAAGAGCAGAAGTTGCCCCTGAACTACATGAACCAAGCTGACTACACGGCATACCTCAAGGATCTGAACACGCGGATCGGCAACCTTTGGGAAACCAACCCGTGGCGGTAA
- a CDS encoding RraA family protein: protein MIGFHVHAHPGRVTPALVEAFRALPVANVSDVMSRLPGGGPLLQQRHGGGVLSGPAVTVKTRPGDNLMIHKALDIAEPGDVIVVDADGDTTNAVVGELMVAHARYRRIAGMVIYGAIRDAAAIRAGDFPIFSTGISHRGPYKDGPGTVNAQIALSGMIIAPGDLILGDEDGIVAVPKSDAQAIHDAAIKKAAAEDKQMQQTLIGAMDRSWVDKTLRDKGCIIEVDS from the coding sequence ATGATTGGTTTTCATGTTCATGCCCATCCCGGTCGCGTCACCCCGGCGCTGGTCGAGGCGTTCAGAGCGTTGCCGGTGGCGAATGTCTCTGACGTGATGAGCCGCCTGCCGGGCGGCGGACCACTGCTTCAGCAACGCCACGGTGGCGGAGTGCTGTCTGGGCCGGCGGTAACTGTCAAGACACGGCCCGGTGACAATCTGATGATCCACAAGGCGCTTGATATCGCAGAGCCGGGCGATGTCATCGTGGTTGATGCCGATGGCGACACCACGAACGCGGTGGTCGGCGAACTGATGGTCGCCCATGCTCGATACCGACGTATCGCAGGCATGGTAATCTATGGCGCGATCCGGGATGCGGCCGCCATCCGCGCAGGCGACTTCCCGATTTTTTCGACCGGAATCAGCCATCGCGGACCTTACAAGGACGGGCCGGGCACCGTGAACGCACAGATTGCGCTGAGTGGTATGATTATCGCGCCCGGTGATCTGATCCTTGGGGATGAAGATGGTATCGTCGCTGTCCCCAAAAGCGATGCGCAGGCCATCCACGATGCGGCCATAAAAAAAGCCGCCGCCGAAGATAAGCAGATGCAGCAGACCCTGATCGGCGCGATGGACCGATCGTGGGTGGATAAGACGCTCCGCGACAAGGGGTGCATCATCGAAGTCGACTCTTGA
- a CDS encoding 3-isopropylmalate dehydratase large subunit yields MKGTALDNPKTIAEKLLSRAADANVRAGDIAVCRPSYAMGTDGSIPMAIDYLAGMGRTRVADAGQLLFAMDHYGISSGPNALALQAKARKFAHENDIQLFDVGDGIGHQLLIEKGIAAPGRLVVGADSHATSYGALNCFGTGIGSSDLAGVMFCGQMWLEVPRTIRVHLLGRLPEGVSAKDIALVLARRMGADGANYMALEFAGPGVATLDMDDRIVLSNMAVEIGAKAGIFPCDSVLEDWLQRVGVGDYTPIAADEGAQIEQVVEVDLSALRPQIALPHRVDNVTDLEAQPFTPVDVVYLGTCTGGRMRDYHEALEVITRAGRISDEVQVVVTPASGQIYTEMQSTGMLGRFRALGAQVELPGCGACCGTCGTIPANGQKIISSANRNFRGRMGNATAEIYLASSLSCAHAAVRGGFGQ; encoded by the coding sequence GTGAAAGGCACGGCCTTGGATAATCCCAAAACGATCGCAGAGAAATTGTTAAGTCGGGCTGCAGATGCAAACGTGCGGGCCGGTGATATTGCCGTCTGCCGGCCAAGCTATGCCATGGGGACCGATGGATCGATACCAATGGCGATTGATTATCTGGCGGGAATGGGGCGCACCAGGGTTGCAGACGCCGGACAGCTGCTCTTTGCGATGGATCATTATGGTATAAGTTCCGGCCCGAATGCGCTGGCACTACAGGCGAAAGCGCGCAAGTTCGCTCATGAGAACGACATTCAGCTTTTTGATGTGGGCGATGGCATCGGTCATCAGTTGTTGATCGAGAAGGGTATCGCCGCACCAGGGCGGCTTGTCGTCGGTGCGGATTCTCATGCTACTTCTTATGGGGCGTTGAATTGCTTTGGCACGGGGATCGGATCGTCTGATCTGGCGGGGGTGATGTTCTGCGGACAGATGTGGTTAGAGGTGCCGCGTACCATTCGCGTCCACCTGCTGGGCCGGTTGCCGGAGGGCGTGTCGGCAAAAGATATTGCGCTGGTTCTTGCCCGACGGATGGGGGCAGATGGCGCAAATTACATGGCCCTTGAATTCGCAGGGCCGGGTGTTGCAACACTGGATATGGATGACCGGATTGTGTTGTCCAACATGGCGGTAGAGATCGGTGCGAAAGCCGGGATTTTCCCATGCGACAGCGTTCTTGAGGACTGGCTGCAAAGGGTGGGTGTTGGCGACTACACCCCTATTGCGGCGGATGAAGGCGCGCAGATCGAGCAGGTGGTCGAGGTCGATCTTTCCGCTTTGAGGCCACAAATCGCACTTCCGCACCGTGTGGACAACGTTACTGATCTGGAGGCACAGCCCTTTACGCCGGTCGATGTCGTCTATCTGGGCACATGTACCGGCGGGCGGATGCGCGACTATCACGAGGCACTGGAGGTTATCACCCGAGCGGGCCGGATCAGCGACGAGGTTCAGGTCGTTGTCACACCCGCGTCGGGGCAAATTTATACCGAGATGCAGAGCACTGGTATGCTGGGCCGCTTTCGTGCGTTGGGGGCACAGGTTGAACTGCCCGGATGCGGTGCGTGCTGTGGCACATGCGGAACGATACCAGCGAATGGGCAGAAGATCATTTCGAGCGCCAATCGAAATTTCCGGGGTCGGATGGGAAATGCTACGGCGGAAATTTACCTTGCTTCGTCCCTATCATGCGCTCACGCCGCTGTACGCGGCGGCTTTGGCCAATAA
- a CDS encoding pyridoxal phosphate-dependent aminotransferase yields MSTAINIEPRSGAVSETQELLSTAAMRLKPSATNSTSQKARDLKAMGRDIVALSAGEPDFDTPENVVAAAIEAMKSGQTKYAPVAGIPELKRAIRDKFSAENGLEYADDEVMVSTGGKQVIANAMMATIDAGDEVIIPAPYWVSYPELVSFCGGTPVIVQAQAETGFLLTAEDLEAAITPRTKWVILNSPCNPSGAVYSREVLLQIADTLERHPKIHVLSDDIYEHLIYSDTAFSTLAEVAPQLKDRILTMNGVSKAYAMTGWRIGYCGGPAHLIKAMSKIQGQMTSGANSIAQWAAVAALTGPQDFLAKRRESFRARRDLVVEMLRDASGLECLVPDGAFYVYPACTGTFGKTTPGGRKIDSDQDFSEALLEEEGVAVVYGAAFGLPGHFRVSYAASESQLRDACARIQTFCNGLA; encoded by the coding sequence ATGTCGACGGCAATAAATATCGAACCTCGTTCGGGCGCTGTGTCCGAAACGCAAGAGCTGCTTTCCACAGCGGCCATGCGGCTGAAACCTTCGGCGACGAACTCGACCTCACAGAAGGCGCGCGACCTCAAGGCGATGGGCCGCGACATCGTGGCGCTCAGTGCCGGCGAGCCGGATTTCGATACGCCTGAAAACGTTGTTGCCGCAGCAATCGAAGCGATGAAATCTGGCCAGACCAAATATGCACCGGTGGCGGGGATTCCTGAACTGAAGCGCGCGATCCGGGATAAGTTCAGCGCCGAAAACGGGCTGGAATACGCTGATGACGAAGTCATGGTGTCGACGGGCGGCAAGCAAGTCATCGCAAATGCGATGATGGCTACCATCGACGCAGGCGACGAGGTCATTATCCCAGCACCGTATTGGGTATCGTATCCCGAACTGGTCTCTTTTTGCGGCGGGACGCCGGTCATCGTGCAGGCACAGGCCGAAACCGGGTTCTTGCTGACTGCGGAGGATCTGGAGGCGGCGATCACCCCCAGGACGAAGTGGGTAATCCTGAATTCGCCCTGCAACCCCTCTGGCGCGGTATACTCGCGCGAGGTGCTGCTCCAGATCGCCGATACACTGGAGCGCCACCCAAAAATTCATGTTCTCAGCGACGATATTTATGAGCATCTCATCTATTCCGACACAGCCTTTTCGACGCTTGCCGAGGTCGCGCCACAACTGAAGGACCGCATCCTGACGATGAACGGGGTGTCCAAAGCCTACGCTATGACGGGCTGGCGCATCGGATATTGCGGAGGGCCTGCGCATCTCATCAAGGCGATGTCCAAGATTCAGGGGCAGATGACGTCTGGTGCGAATTCGATTGCGCAATGGGCGGCTGTCGCCGCGCTGACCGGACCTCAGGATTTTCTGGCGAAGCGCCGCGAGTCTTTCCGGGCGCGCCGTGATCTGGTCGTGGAGATGTTGCGCGATGCTAGCGGGTTGGAGTGCCTCGTTCCTGATGGTGCATTCTACGTTTATCCGGCCTGTACCGGCACCTTTGGCAAAACAACGCCCGGCGGACGCAAGATCGACAGTGATCAGGATTTTTCCGAGGCGCTGCTCGAAGAAGAAGGCGTTGCTGTTGTATACGGCGCGGCGTTTGGGCTGCCCGGACATTTCCGTGTGTCCTATGCGGCATCGGAATCGCAGCTGCGAGACGCCTGCGCCCGTATTCAGACATTCTGCAACGGTCTGGCATAG